One Lepus europaeus isolate LE1 chromosome 17, mLepTim1.pri, whole genome shotgun sequence genomic window, AaagttatgttttaatttttactcattattttttatttctttgaaaggcaaagagacacagagacagaaagacagagagatttattgattgattttttccattcacttgttcactccctaagtgcctataataaatagtcagggctggaccaggctgaagccaggaggccagaactccacccaggtctctcacatgggtggcagggatcctagCACTTGAGCATcaccagggtgcacagtagcaggaagctgaataggaagcaaaatagcccagacttgaaccaggtactctgggaCACGGGCTTCCCAAGTTCTGATTTAACTGCTGTGCAAATTTCTGCCATGAGACTTATAAAACACtctcatatataatatatgattacacttttctctctccatatatcTCCTCGATTCTCTACAAGGGACTCATGGCCTGTGCCTTCTGGTGATGTGGTTCCAGAATTGTTTAAGGTATAGCAACCTTCCACAGTATTCTCCTGGGTAGCCCGCAGCCACTTCAGACATGGGACACTATTTCAGATAGGCAGAGGCATCCCTTCATGTATCAAAGGGAAGGCTCAGAAAAATTCCCAGAAATATTAAGACACTTACCACTCTACCTCCACCAATTATGATTCCACAAATAAACTGCCTGGGCAATTAGCATCAATGATTTGTCAAGTCTGATCTTTTCACGTTTCTAGCACAGCCTCTACAGCAGACAGACTCTGATTTGCAGACACTATtattgatattattttaaaatgagcagGCTGTTGAATGTGCTGAATCATCTCAATCTACGGATGTTGGATTGTTCCTCCCTTCAACCAGCTTTATCTCCACACATAtgggtttgtttttttagatttattatttacttaagaggcagaattaccgagatctttcattcattggtttactccccagatggcctcaacggccagggctgggtcagcctgaaaccaggagcctggaactccatccttgtcttccacatgggtgtcacgggtccaagttcttgggccattgtgctgctttcccaggttcattagcagggagttagatggaaagtggaacagccaggacttgaaccagcacacacatgggaagcaggcatcacaggtgggagCTTAACCAACTGTGTTACAAGGCCAGCTTGTTAACTGCTATTCAAGTGACTCTAACACCAGTTCTAGTTGTGTGTATGCTTATATACATTTGTACTTATATGCACATGCATGTATCGTGTATagaatatgaatttatttatagATACCCAAACTAATTTCTGTGTATATGAAcatttggaaaaattttatttctctggtgtgATTTATGCTTTGGTGTAATGTTCTAGATAACCAAATGTTAATTAAGTTGTAAAACATTAAAACTGGAACCATTTTGATATGGGAAAATGTCCACATTTTAGAAAGTGTTAGAAGATGTAAATAATTGTTAAACTGTCTAAGAAGTCCTGTGAATACCTCCTCTCTGAGAGATGGAGAGGCTGGCCACTGTCCAAACCATGCCCTGGTGttggggcaggaggctggggataGACCACTCACATTCTATGACCTGCTATGTCCTCATCTCTTATACAGGAAGAATTTGGAACAGATGCTAtctaaaggtttattttcttCACTGGGGATTCTAGGTTTCATACATATTCATATTGCCTTTGCATTTCTTTTGGGCAACAGTATGTTCTAAATCACTGTTTCAAGAAAAGATGCTTgttagaaatacaaatggccagatAGACATCCTAAGTAAAATGAAGTTATTTCTGGCAGCCGGAGATGGTAGATTCTAGTGAGTGGCCTTCCCCAATACTCTCAATGTCCCTGGAGTGTTCTGATGTTTGTAATCACCCGTGACctgctgtttcctttttgtttaatATGACATTAGCATTTTTTTGAAGTAATGGTTCTTTTTGGCAAATGATGTTAGGGGCCCTTAGAAGTAACCATCAAATGAGAGTAAACTAAAAACACTTTCagaacacaaattttttttttcctgtggccaatttttaaaaagaatcctgtTTCTGTGATATCAACATTTATAATTAACTGTGAAACAAAGGAGAGTTCTTTTtctaacactttaaaaaataacatagacaaagaaagagaacaaaaaatttgcatttttaaaattttgtacctTTAAAAAATGACGAGTCGTGAGAGAAAATATGATGCTTATCTTAAACAATGTCCCATATTCCAGTTTAGttggtttaaaattttaattgcaaaGATTAGCTCAGACTATTAGGTTTATAATTAGAGACAGTCTCATAGAGGATGAGAAAGTATTCTAGATCCAGAGCATTGCTTACTACAACCCGGGCATGCATTTTTAATGAACCACTTGCTGAGTACCTCTGGGGAGAGAATTATGCTTACTGCTACATTAAAAGTAATGagaaaaaatagaagtaaaatacAGTGTCTTCTTGAATATTAaatgacaaaaaattaaaataacatcaataggcatattttattcttttctggaTATGAATGTGAATTAAgtgccaaaaacaaaaacaggcagcATTTCACAGGGAAAGtcagattttcagatttttcCAAGACAATAGAGAGTTAAAAGGCGGCTTAGAAAGGCCAAATCCAAATGGACCTAAGTCAATCATGGagcatttattgagtgtttaaCTGAGGCCTCTTCCCTAAGTCTATAATCACCACGGTTGTACTTTCTTTGTATGAAAGGGAATGGGAAATTTTTAACTTAGGGCTTTCAGGGACAAAGATCTTTAACCCCCCCTGGCAAGAACTTAACAAGAAATGGGATAATAGCCACTAACTCTTATGGGACATTTCCACGTTCTAGATGCCAAATTCATAGCTATTCTCACACCTGGCTTGCCCTTCGCTGAAAGCTCTCTTGCTAGTCTTATTTTATAGAGGAAGAAATGGGGTTAGAGTTCATCACTACAGGATTATGGTCAATACTGGAAATAAGGAGAAGGGCCAGGAAAGGGTGAACCTGTCAACAGCTTAGTGCCTTCTTAATAGATCAGCAGAAGGGATTTGGTTGCTTGGTTCTGTGGTCTTTGTCAATAGATCTGGTTTGAATCTATACATACAGATTAGCCTTGGCTAGAGTTCTAAGAGGTGAATGTCTCAGTCTTTCCAGGGGGGTGTGCTGAAGAGTTGGCCACCCCCAGGAGGCTGTTAACCTTATATATGGGCACTTGCCACCAAGTTTTTGTTTTGGTCACCTATACTGCGTATTTTAAGCTGGAGACGATTACAGTCCATTCTGTGAAGGGATAAAGAGGATTAGCACTCATGAGGTCAGCACTGACAGTGTCCCtttgtgcttgggttcctgacctTGATCAACTTCTCTCTGCTCCGTTAACAGCTGGTCCCTCTGCTGCAGAATCAGCATGCATTTCAATGAGTTGGAAAACAAGGGGAGCATACTTTCCAGCTCTCTATCTCTGGAGATTACTGAAGTGGGTAAAATGCCAATGGAGTGAGGTTTGACTGATCAGCGGCTTTGCTACATTTTTCTTGGAAGTGAGGAGGAGAGAATACCTTCACCACTACCCTCATCAAAATAAGACTAGTGGCAGCTGCCGTTAAGTTAATGCTTATGAAGTGCTTTGCAAGTACTGATTCTTACACCTCACAACCACAttattgtgttttccagataaggAGGCTGGAGCTCAGGAAGGTTAAGTCACTTTTCCAAGGCCACCAGCCTGAGTGGAGGATTTATGATTTCAGCCTCCCAGCCCCTTAGTTGTGCAGTCTTCCCAGTAGCAGCCTGGAAGCCATGCTCCAAAGCACCTTTGACTAAACACAGGAGAGTTTTAGTTACAGGAAAGAACCTCCTGATTTATAAATGTCAGTAGACAGCAGTAGAGCTCATTGGGAGAATCCTAATGCCTTTTCTCCAAACAAAAGACAGCCTTTTGCTGGGGTTGGCTTAGGAGCAGCTGCAATTTGTCCTGGAAGCAGGAGGGTGGCCTACTGACCTTCTCAGCCCTGGCTATCCCAGGCTTGTGATTCTAGGATTCTGTTTCCCTACTTGTGGATGCAAATGCAGTCTCCTGGGTCACAAAGGGAGTGCTCAGATCTCTTGTGAGTACCCCTTTTGAAAATTTAGctattgttttctgtatttctttcaagAGTTTGAAGAGATGCTGAGATAAGCAAAACAAACCTCTTAGGACAATAAACTTGATGGGTGTTTCCACCTTTTTTTgcaaaaagacattaaaaatacttggcaaaactaaacaaaaatgcCTGCTCATTTCTAAAGTTAAAAGAATTTGAATGGGACTTTTCCCCCTTTTCCCGTAGAGTTTGTAAAAAAAGATAGAGACATATTGTCTCCGAGACACTGCTTGCTGTGTTCTAAGAATATCTCCTATTTAGGATAAGGTCATTGGGTAACAAGTGACCTaggtgtttcttttcctttttttttttttttttttaagatttatttatttacttgaaagtcaaagtttcaGAGAGGAGAGAccctcaatccactggttcattccccagacggctgcaacagctagggctgggccagacctaagccaggagccaggagcctcttcagggtctcccatgtgggtgcaggggccccttagacttgggctatcttctactgctttcccatgtgcattaccagggagctggatcagaaatggagcagccaggactcgaactggcacttgtatggaatgtcggccctgcaggcagagcttaaccttctataccgaAGTGCCAGACCCAACCAAGGAGTTTCTACTAGACCTATGTACTTTGAGAGGGATGTTTGTTCCATTACTGTTTCCCTACAAGTAACAACCCTCCTATCTGCTCAACATTGGTAAAGTCAGGGCCGAGGCTTAGGGAGCGCTGTGCTGTTGGGGACCGCTAGGGTGATCTGGTGCATGCCTCATTCTGCAGGGTTCTGCCCTGCATCACACACAACAGTGTGGCTTCTTAAGGTCCTGTCTGGGTCACAGTGACTTCAGTAAATGAAGAACTCTTTCTCACTTTTCTGAATCCCTGGAAGATGGGCTCTGTCCCTCTCATACTGGATTTTGATAGTACCTtgcttggtgatttttttttttttttaaagtatagctGTTCATGTCTCCATGGGTGAGGAAAGCTGTGAGGATGAAAGTATATATAGCATGTAAAGCACCCACGTGTTTGCCACACACAACAAATGACCAACAATCAACAGCTCCTCATTGTTGCAGAATGAAAAAATGGCAGCCACACATTCGAGCACTGTCCAGGGCATATTTCATGGGAAGTTGAAGAACTTAAATCTTCTTGCTAATTAAACATGCACCCTAACAGGTTGATGGCACTACCACAAGGCTGTGTAGAAGGCATCTTACCTCACTGTTGGCGCTTTCCACAAATGACCCCCCAAACATGGCTGCCATCCACTCGCAGCTACAGATCAGCAGTGGCTTGTGGGCACTGATGGCACCATCATCCAACTTAAAGGTCACATCTGCCAAAGGATTGAGGGAACACAACAGTGAGCCAGCTTCACAGAGAGTTTACTCAAGGCTTCTGCTCCACCTTTTACCCTGCAGGTCCCTtactctctcttctgtctttatTTACTGGTTTTATATCAACCCCTATCTCTCCCACACCTGATTCCCACACTGAAGAGCAAGTGTTTAAAAGTACACAAAGTCTCTGAACCAGGAAATAACAAAAAGGAGAAGTGACAACACAAATTCCCTGAACCCAGAAGTAACAAAAAGAAGAGGAATATTTTTGTCCACTTCTTATTATGAAAAATTCCAAACATAGAACAGTGGAAAGAATAGTATAGTAATCACTCATTTATCCactgttaacattttgccacatgtGCTACAgctgtatgtgtatttatatataacttCATATATGTGGGTAGACTTTTTCTAATAGGTAATATGACATGTCACTCCTAACTACTTTATCaggaattttcaaaaaagaacatTCTCCTAAATAACCATGCCATTACTGCAACCAAAAAAGTTAGAAATAATTCTCTAATATCACCATTCAGTTCATGACAAATGTGCCTAATTATCCATAACTTAATTTTCTGACAATCTGTAGCAActtctgtttaaatatttttattttcattttatttgaaaggcagagagagaaagaaacacacacacatacacggggtgggagagagggagagagatatcttccactgggtggttcactccccaaatgactacaaaagttctgaagcaaggagcccagaactcaatccaggtctcccacatgagtggcaggaacttaactacctgagtcatcactactgcctcccagtatgtgggtgcacattagcaggaagctggaaatgaaagTGGAGCTCGGACTCTAACCCAGGCTCTTCGATATGGGAcgagggcatcccaagcagtgctaGTCACCTCTGTGCCAATTGCCTGCACTTGTgacattcttttcattaatttccaATACTGCTTCTATACCACAATGGCCAATGTTTGGAGCAAACGTTTCTCATAATCTTTAAAATTAGTCAACAGATTCAGTAACCACTTCTAAATGTGTAGCACCATACATAGCAGTGATTAttaaagataaagataaaaatgtaagTATCCATTGATATAGAAGTCAGGGAGTCAactttttacaatgaaatacacCCTTCTTCACATACACAGGATAATTTCACAACAGAAGTACTGTGTCAGACAGCAGGAGTTGTGTAAGAATGGATCATAACCCAGATTGGATGCAGGCCACCAGAGTGCTTAAGCAACTGTGTgagggtgctgcaggcagcacgAGAGAGCAAATATCAGGAAACTgcagcagagcagggccaggggctgtgATGTGGAAACGAGGAGGGGATGGAAACAGATGGTGACCGGCTCACCTGAGAAGGTCCCCTTGCTGAGACACTCTTTTATCCGATTGGCTTTCCTGACGTGGAAAGCTTTTGTAATCTCTTGGTTCATGAAAGCTTCCTTGTTCATGATGTTTTCCACCATCATCCTCAAATCAAACATCTCTAGGACCTCTGCGATCTGAGCCAGGCCGACCAAATCCTTTTCCTTTTCATCCAGTTGCCCCGTATAAAGAAACTGGAGCAGGGTGCGGAAAGGGCCTGGCTGGACAGAGGAGTCCATTCTGACCACCGTCACAGGGCCCACTCGCTTTGAAATGGGATTGACTTGCATCTCCTTGTGCATGCCAATGAACCCCTTACTCCAGCCGGCCAAAGCCTGTGTCTCGGGAGTTGAGCCCTCAGCTTCCGGCCCCGTGGCCTCCAGTAGGAACTTCCGAGACGACTTCCCTTGATCAGGCTGGGGTGTCCGAGGCaggccttcctccctctccccatctagGTCAGGACTCAAAGTCCGCCCCTGGAAATCCgtgctctgcttctctttctcacaTACTCCTTCACCCCAATTGGGGAATTCTTCACATTCCATTAAAAAAAGATCGTAGAATTTGGAAGAAGAGGTAGCGAGGTAAATCCGATGTGCAAAGATGTGCTCCTGGTCCTGCAGGATGAACAGGACATCCGCACACAGGGGACTGTCCAGTAAACAGGCAGCTTCACTCATCCCCGTGGAAGGACACTCTGGAATCTTGATGACCGGTGGAGGGGCTTTTGGAGGTAGGAAAGGGGCCTGAAGCAAAGGTTTCTGGACTTTCTTTAAGTGAGATttccagaactgcaggtggcggcgAGAAATCAGCGCGGCTCGTATTGCATTGTCAAACACATCCTTGATTCCGAATTGGTCAAATACACTTGTTTCATAGTATGGTATGCCAAGTTCCTTTGCAACCTCTCGCCCTTTTTCTGGGGGCAGAATATCCCCTCTCTTTATGGGCCTGgaatagaatatttaaaagacTGTAATCGAGCCTTGTTTTAGGGAAGAAACAGTCAGCAGTGCCTCTCTAAGCACCTAATTGAATTAGACATTTAAAACCCTATTCAGGCTtttaataaacctttttaaaatctacttccaacctcaaatttttcaaatatagaaGGGATTTATAATGAAAAAGCGCTTTCAATGGTAACCAGAGAAATTTTAGGATCAGCCTTTTACTAGTTAGTTGATCATGGACAAGTAACAACTTCTTTAAGCCTTGGCTTTACCGTCTGTAAAAAGGGAACAACAATGATGAGAACCTGTATTGTACAGGACTATTGAAAGGTTTAAATGAGACAATACACTTAGTAAGGTATTGGGTCCATAGTAACTTCCTAACTGTTGTCATCTTTaccactaccatcatcatcatcacataaTGCTTCCATTTTGCTTTATATCTTTAAAATGCACACATGTCAGGGCTtgcattatggtgcagtgagtgaagctgccgcgtgtgacactggcatcccattctagagcactggtttgaatcctggctgctctgcttctgacccagctccctgctaatgggcctgggaaagcagtggaagatggcccaagtatttggggccctgccatccatgtcggggacccagatggagttccaggatcctggctttaacccggcccagtcctagctattgtggccattttgggaaatgaaccagctgatgaaagatctctttctctgtctctccctatcactttgcctttcaaataaattaaatatatcttaaatatagTGCATCTGTGtccatatattttttatttcagcctCACAACGACTCTATGACGTATCATTTTAATTCTACATCCTGAGGAAGTTGAGATAGAAAGTTTAAAGGATGTACCTAAGACCATGTCTGCAAATTGCTGTGAGACTTCTAAGCAATTAGAGACCGGGCTTGCCCTAGTTCAGCGATGAGCTCCAACAGCTCATCAAGTAGCTTCTGTTGATTCACGAggcccctttctttcccttcctcatttcctccacTCCCTTCATCAAGCCCTTATCATCTTCTGCTTAGACAGGTGCGTTAGCCTCTTAATTGGTCTTTGTCAGAGTCCACATTTTAGCTCCAAGAAAAGCCCTTATGTAACACAAGTATGACTTGCAGGCAATGTTGTGTTGATGTTCTCTAATTCCACAAAACCCATGCAATAAAGTCCACACCCTTTAGGCTGGCACACATGGCCCACTTACAATCTAATCAAACCCAGGGAGGCCGAATCTTTGGAAAGTAAAAGTAAGAGAGTGCTGTGGTTATGAAACAGCCATGGTTAAGGGatagatagattcctgaacacaggTGACATGGAATCTTCCTACACTCTTCACAAATGCATACTGATTCTGATTCATATTGTAAGGAACTGATCTTCTCAACTCAATATTTGGTCTTCAACACCAAAGGTAATGTATATGACAGGCACTGGACTTAGGAAAATAAAGGACAAATCTGATACTGGATAGAATTTGCATTTGAGGATCTGGATAGAGAAGAGGACAAACTGCAGTACATTTGCTGAAGTGGAAGGAAAGTGCAGGGAAGAAGGTTTAAGGTCAAGGTTTGCTCCTCTGGGGAACTGTCTTCCTTGTTCCTAGGACTAACCTGAGACTTGCTAACTAACTTTTCAAGACTTAGCTCAAATACCACCTCCCTCATGAAATAATCCCTACCCAAGGGATTATCCCATCCTCTGTCCCCTTCAGCCCTACACTCTCCTCCAGTCCTCCCATGTCCATGGCTGTGAGGCCTGATTACGTTAACCTATTCCTGTATTCAGAAAGttctggggccaggggctgtcTCTCAGTCCCTGCAGTCTTCTTCCCTTTTATGTGCCTCCTACTATTCAATTTCCTAGTCCATGCATTGAAGAACAGAAGGGTTGTGAAAAATGGAACATGAAATGCCTTCACAATTTTATCCAAAATGTACCTAGAGTATCAGAAACAATACAAAGAAAGTATCATTTATGTTCATTGTGATGGCATAAAAAAGTTCTGTCCAAATAAAATCTTGTGACAGGCCTATTAGGCAAACATCGAAGGAAGATATTAACAtcaaatctttttgaaaagctATGTTCTGcagcaaaaataaacttaaaaaaagacacaaactAGTTTTTTGTAAATGGAAGCTGAGGgagtatagatttttaaaaactctactcCTCTTTtccatttaaagtattttaatttaagattttaaaaaaatttatttgaaaggcagagttacagagagaggaggagagacaaagagagggggagagatcttttatttgctgtttcattctccaaatgaccacaacagccagggctgggccaggctgaagccaggagccaggagcttcatctgggtctcccacatgggtactggggccTAAGAAATTggaccatcccctactgctttcccaggtgcattagcagggagctatattggaaacagagcagctgggtcttgaaccagtgcccatatgggatgccagcattgcagacggaggcttaacttgctatgccacaatactgacccccaaaatattttattttaaaggaagaaagacacagggaaacagagagagacagagatcttccatttgctggtttactctccaaatgcttacaacagctggggctgagccaggcagaactAGGGAACCAGGAaccttatctgggtctcccacatgggtggctgtgacccaagtacctggatcatCACCCATGGTCTCagagggtatacattagcaggaagctggacttggagtgGTGCTAGGACTCCAAGCCAAGTATTGTGCTATGGCATGGAGGCATCCCAAGCCAGCATCTTTACTACAACAAGTGCCTTAACAACTTAAtttgaggcagagagggagagcacatatctactggttcactctttttgacaggcagagttagacagtgagagagagagacagagagaaaggtcttccttccattagttcaacCCCCAAGttgccgctacggccggcacctgcgccaatctgaagccaggagccaggtgcttcctcctggtctcccatgtgggtgcagggcccaagcacttgggccatcctccactgccctcctgggccaaagcagagagctggactggaagaggagcaactgggacagaatttggcgccccaaccgtgactagaacctggggtgccggtaccgcacgtggaggattagcctagtgagctgcggcgctggtcAACTGGTTTACTCTTAAAATTCCCTCAGTGGCCCCTagttggggccaaagccaggatctttaAAACGACCCAgtttctcccacctgggtggcaggaacccaatcacatgAGTCAATACTGCTATATACCAGGGCCCACATTGGGCAGGAagtgggacatgggcattttaaCCATTTAGTGGGCTGTCTGGTCTGGTCcaaatgagttttaaaaagtggacactaggggccggcgttgtggtgcagtaggttaattctccgcctgtagcgccggcatcccatacgggcgctgattctagtcccggctgctccacttctgatccagctctctactatggcctgggaaagcagtagaagatggcctgggtccttgggcccctgcgcccgagtgggagacctggaggaagctcctggctcctggctttggatcagcgcagctctgggccaattgcggccatttggggagtgaaccagcagatgcaagacctttctctctgtctctccctctcactgattgtaactctacttctcaaataaataaatacaaaatcttaaaaaaaaaacaacaactggaCATTGTCCACTCATCTTAGGATGGAAATACTCTCAAAGTGGAACTGAGGAACCTGAGGAAGTGTAAAAACATCTGGATTGCATATGTGAATGAACATGATATTCCCTGGATCCACAATTGTTAATCACTCTGTGAATTACCTTTATTGCAATAATCATAACTTGAAGAAGCTAACATTTTGTTTAATACTTTACAAATTTCAAGGCATTTTACACACCGCTTTATAAAAACAGAATTCATTTCAAGTACTGGCCAACTTTTTCACAAAAATGAGTTCTGATCTAAGAGATGATGGTGAACATGAGAAGGGAGTCAGATCATGCTCTCTTGTGATTAATGGACTGACTTAAAGCATACGGCTGATTGATGGGAGTACCAGAACCACTGAAGAACAGAATGCCAGGCCACAGATACACCTGCTAGCTCTAAATTTTCATTTGCCCAGTGCAGTGAGACACTGAGTCCTTGGCTTACCTTGCTAAAGGGCGTCTGGCTCGATTCACGGCTTCAAGATCGGCATAGCGGAGGTCGAGCTGGCAGCCAACTAGGACAACAGGTGTACGAGGGCAAAAGTGCTTGATTTCTTGATACCACATGGTTTTCACATGATTTAGGGAGTTGGGGTTAGCGATCGAAAAACAGAGGACCACAACATCAGACCTAAAAGGAAGCCACAAAAGAAACATGTATTGCCTTTCAACTTTTCCCCTCTTTTATACCATTATGGTTCCTCCCCTTCTCCACCCAGCTAATGTCACATCATGtcaccatttaaaaaaacaaacaaacaaacaaaccagagaATATAACATATCTTGGAATCATGCAAACAGCCTGCTAAGCCCCCACATTCCAGCA contains:
- the RHOBTB1 gene encoding rho-related BTB domain-containing protein 1 codes for the protein MDTDMDYERPNVETIKCVVVGDNAVGKTRLICARACNTTLTQYQLLATHVPTVWAIDQYRVCQEVLERSRDVVDEVSVSLRLWDTFGDHHKDRRFAYGRSDVVVLCFSIANPNSLNHVKTMWYQEIKHFCPRTPVVLVGCQLDLRYADLEAVNRARRPLARPIKRGDILPPEKGREVAKELGIPYYETSVFDQFGIKDVFDNAIRAALISRRHLQFWKSHLKKVQKPLLQAPFLPPKAPPPVIKIPECPSTGMSEAACLLDSPLCADVLFILQDQEHIFAHRIYLATSSSKFYDLFLMECEEFPNWGEGVCEKEKQSTDFQGRTLSPDLDGEREEGLPRTPQPDQGKSSRKFLLEATGPEAEGSTPETQALAGWSKGFIGMHKEMQVNPISKRVGPVTVVRMDSSVQPGPFRTLLQFLYTGQLDEKEKDLVGLAQIAEVLEMFDLRMMVENIMNKEAFMNQEITKAFHVRKANRIKECLSKGTFSDVTFKLDDGAISAHKPLLICSCEWMAAMFGGSFVESANSEVYLPNINKMSMQAVLDYLYTKQLSPNLDLDPLELIALANRFCLPHLVALAEQHAVQELTKAAMSGVGIDGEVLSYLELAQFHNAHQLAAWCLHHICTNYNSVCSKFRKEIKSKSADNQEYFERHRWPPVWYLKEEDHYQRVKREREKEDIALNKHHSRRKWCFWNSSPAVA